From Lemur catta isolate mLemCat1 chromosome 19, mLemCat1.pri, whole genome shotgun sequence, a single genomic window includes:
- the LOC123624286 gene encoding cytochrome P450 2S1, with protein MEAAGTWALLLLLLLLLLLTLALPGIRARGHLPPGPAPLPLLGNLLQLRPGAFYSGFVRLSKKYGPVFTVYLGPWRRVVVLVGHKAVREALGGQAEEFSGRGTLATLDGTFDGHGVFFSNGERWRQLRKFTMLALRDLGMGKREGEERIQAEARHLVEAFQGTKGHPFDPSLLLAQATSNIACSFVFGLRFPYEDKEFQAVVRAAGGTLLGVSSPWGQTYEMFSWLLHPLPGPHRQLFQHLGNLAAFAVQQVQRHQGSLDTSCPAHDLVDAFLLKMAQEEQDPNTEFTEKNLLMTVTYLLFAGTMTVSSTICYTLLLLVKYPQVQKRVREELTRELGAGRAPGLGDRTRLPYTNAVLHEAQRLLALVPMGIPRAVMRTTRFRGYTLPQGTEVFPLIGSVLHDPEVFERPEEFNPGRFLDADGQFKKHEAFLPFSLGKRVCLGEGLARAELFLLFAAILQAFSLESPCPPGTLSLQPAVSGLFNVPPAFQLQVQPADLQSR; from the exons ATGGAGGCGGCCGGCACCtgggcgctgctgctgctgctgctgctgctcctgctgctgacGCTGGCGCTGCCCGGGATCCGGGCCCGAGGTCACCTGCCCCCGGGGCCCGCGCCGCTGCCGCTGCTGGGGAACCTCCTGCAGCTCCGGCCCGGGGCGTTTTACTCGGGGTTCGTGCGG ctgaGCAAGAAGTATGGACCAGTGTTCACCGTGTACCTGGGACCCTGGCGGCGGGTGGTGGTCCTGGTTGGGCACAAGGCCGTGCGGGAGGCCCTGGGAGGCCAGGCTGAGGAGTTCAGTGGGCGAGGAACACTGGCGACGCTGGACGGGACTTTTGACGGCCATG GGGTCTTTTTCTCCAACGGGGAGCGATGGAGGCAGCTGAGGAAATTCACCATGCTCGCTCTTCGGGACCTGGGCATGGGGAAGCGAGAAGGCGAGGAGCGGATCCAGGCAGAAGCCCGGCATCTGGTGGAGGCGTTCCAGGGGACAAAAG GACACCCATTTGATCCCTccctgctgctggcccaggcCACCTCCAACATAGCCTGCTCCTTTGTCTTTGGCCTCCGCTTCCCCTACGAGGATAAGGAGTTTCAGGCCGTGGTCCGGGCAGCTGGCGGTACCCTGCTGGGGGTCAGCTCCCCATGGGGCCAG ACCTACGAGATGTTCTCCTGGCTGCTGCACCCCCTTCCGGGCCCCCACAGGCAGCTCTTCCAGCATCTGGGCAACCTGGCTGCCTTCGCTGTCCAGCAGGTGCAGCGGCACCAGGGGAGCCTGGACACCTCATGCCCCGCACACGACCTTGTTGATGCCTTTCTGCTGAAGATGGCGCAG GAGGAACAAGACCCAAACACGGAATTCACAGAGAAGAACTTGCTGATGACGGTCACTTACCTGCTATTCGCGGGGACGATGACTGTCAGCTCCACGATCTGCTACACCCTCCTGCTCCTGGTGAAATATCCTCAGGTCCAAA AGCGTGTGCGCGAGGAGCTGACGCGGGAGCTGGGCGCAGGCCGGGCGCCAGGCCTGGGGGACCGTACCCGCCTCCCTTACACCAACGCAGTTCTGCACGAGGCGCAGCGCCTCCTGGCCCTGGTGCCCATGGGAATACCCCGCGCCGTGATGCGGACCACCCGCTTCCGGGGGTACACCCTGCCTCAG GGCACGGAGGTCTTCCCCCTCATTGGTTCTGTCCTGCATGACCCCGAGGTCTTCGAGCGGCCAGAGGAGTTCAACCCAGGCCGTTTCCTGGATGCGGATGGACAGTTCAAGAAGCACGAGGCATTCCTGCCCTTCTCCTTAG GGAAGCGTGTCTGCCTCGGGGAGGGCCTGGCGCGCGCagagctcttcctcctcttcgcTGCCATCCTGCAGGCCTTCTCCCTGGAGAGCCCGTGCCCGCCGGGCACCCTGAGCCTCCAGCCAGCTGTCAGTGGCCTTTTCAATGTCCCCCCAGCCTTCCAGCTGCAGGTCCAGCCCGCTGACCTGCAGAGCAGATGA